Proteins co-encoded in one Acidobacteriota bacterium genomic window:
- a CDS encoding caspase family protein — protein MTRPKNMVKRLVLLSLSICFLMGAWMLTAPSSAAGLAQNQRPELVLQTGHSKLVKSVVFGPDGKWLATASFDSTIRIWELEDGREIRSLAGHKGGVNSLACSPDGRALVSGGSDGTIRVWDVETGAELNKFVRLTAINSVKFSPDGKRIAFSGGENSVVVIELSSAQPPVELGIHKDRVSVLAFSKDGKFVASGSEDKTIRIWDLEKRGKSRELTGNTGGIGALRFSDDGKLLASGGLDNSVRLWQASNGDSKGVLKGHAAGVMALFFASAEVLVSADKSGTIKKWNFVSKSEISSIGGKTDVNTFGEAESAGFNSDGTLLATGNESPTATIISTADGARAAVLENNTIGYYGVSFSRDKHWMAAAGFDNTVKLWDLQTGQSLSPLKGHSGRVRAVVFLPDDRHLVSASSDNSIRVWDGITSTTTATLKGHTKQVATIAAGSIGKILVSGSSDQTVGLWDLENMKEPRLLKGHTGEVISVSITSDERFAASASMDGTIKLWDVATGTLIRTIEPRAGEVDTVSFSPDGKYLASGGINKTVSLWDVATGDLIRQFTGHSEQIYSVGFSSDGKRIVSTGVDRTVRTWNSADGKEIQKMEAHVGSVFTAGFLPDDKQIASASEDGSIIIWNSETGARISTLLSLRNSDDWLVVTPEGFFDGSQPSWRQISWRFDRNTFNVKPVEEFFSEFWLPGLLSELLNDRKLPGNLDISTKDRRQPVLRLAVGELGNGPVVTARELKVVIDISQAPAGAKDVRLFRNGTLTKVWRGDVLKGQSRIRLEASIPMVAGENRVTVYAFNSDDIKSKDATLTITGSPSLARRGVLYILAIGINSYANEEFNLNYAVDDANEFAGEFRRQQIKLNTYERVDLVTLLNGSATKANILNALSGLSAKIQPEDAVAVYFAGHGLAEQQHFYLIPHDLGYAGMRDAIDAAAIAKITASGLSNEELEKAVENIDAGQFLLVIDACNSGQALETQETRRGPMNSKGLAQLAHEKGIYILTASQGFQAAKEDARLGHGYLTFALIEEGLKGSVADRKPKDGQILIREWLDFAAERVPQIDQEENDRNGKKRSRQLEREKANKAGKADARALQRPRVFYRREVEPRPMVVGSP, from the coding sequence ATGACTCGACCGAAAAATATGGTGAAACGGTTGGTATTGCTCTCGCTTTCGATCTGCTTCTTAATGGGAGCTTGGATGCTGACTGCTCCATCCTCGGCGGCTGGTTTGGCCCAGAATCAACGGCCTGAGCTTGTGCTACAGACTGGGCATAGCAAACTTGTAAAATCAGTCGTTTTTGGCCCTGACGGGAAATGGCTCGCCACGGCGAGCTTCGACAGCACGATCCGCATCTGGGAATTGGAGGATGGCCGAGAGATCCGCTCTTTAGCCGGGCACAAGGGCGGTGTAAATAGTCTTGCGTGTAGTCCTGACGGCCGGGCCCTTGTGTCTGGGGGAAGTGACGGCACGATCCGCGTTTGGGACGTCGAAACCGGTGCCGAGTTGAATAAGTTTGTCCGCCTGACTGCTATAAATTCGGTGAAATTCAGTCCCGACGGGAAGCGAATAGCCTTCAGCGGCGGCGAAAACTCGGTCGTGGTCATAGAACTTTCGTCCGCCCAACCGCCGGTGGAACTTGGAATCCACAAGGATCGCGTCAGTGTCCTCGCTTTTAGCAAGGACGGCAAATTCGTAGCCTCAGGTAGTGAGGATAAAACCATCAGGATCTGGGATCTCGAGAAACGCGGTAAGTCTCGCGAACTGACAGGGAACACCGGTGGTATCGGTGCTTTGAGGTTCAGCGACGATGGCAAATTGCTCGCATCCGGTGGTTTGGATAACTCGGTGCGTCTCTGGCAGGCCTCGAACGGCGATTCGAAGGGCGTCCTTAAAGGTCACGCGGCTGGCGTAATGGCCTTGTTTTTCGCGTCCGCAGAGGTCCTTGTTTCGGCAGACAAGAGCGGGACGATCAAGAAATGGAATTTCGTTTCGAAGTCTGAGATCAGCTCCATCGGCGGAAAGACCGATGTGAATACCTTTGGCGAGGCGGAATCAGCTGGCTTTAACAGCGATGGAACATTGCTTGCGACCGGTAATGAGAGCCCGACCGCAACGATCATATCAACCGCCGACGGAGCGAGGGCTGCGGTCCTTGAAAACAATACGATCGGATACTACGGTGTTTCGTTCAGTCGCGATAAGCATTGGATGGCGGCAGCCGGATTCGATAACACCGTAAAACTGTGGGATCTGCAAACCGGACAATCCCTTTCCCCGCTTAAAGGGCACAGCGGACGCGTGCGGGCCGTCGTTTTTTTGCCGGACGATCGACACCTTGTTTCGGCCAGCAGCGATAATTCGATCAGGGTGTGGGACGGCATTACTTCGACTACGACTGCGACATTGAAAGGGCATACCAAACAGGTCGCAACCATCGCTGCGGGCAGCATTGGAAAAATTCTTGTTTCCGGTAGTTCTGATCAAACCGTCGGCCTATGGGACTTGGAAAACATGAAAGAGCCGCGATTACTGAAAGGCCACACAGGTGAAGTGATATCAGTGTCGATCACAAGTGATGAACGTTTTGCAGCTTCAGCGAGCATGGATGGAACGATCAAACTGTGGGATGTTGCCACAGGAACGCTGATCCGGACGATAGAACCACGGGCAGGAGAGGTTGACACGGTGAGTTTCAGCCCCGACGGAAAGTACCTCGCATCCGGGGGAATTAACAAAACCGTCAGCCTGTGGGATGTCGCGACCGGGGACCTCATCAGGCAATTTACCGGACACTCCGAACAGATCTACTCGGTTGGCTTCAGTTCGGACGGTAAGCGGATCGTCTCGACCGGGGTTGACCGAACCGTGCGGACCTGGAACTCAGCCGACGGCAAAGAGATCCAAAAGATGGAGGCCCACGTCGGGTCGGTCTTTACGGCTGGGTTCCTGCCGGATGATAAACAGATAGCTTCGGCGAGCGAAGACGGCAGCATCATCATTTGGAATTCTGAGACCGGAGCTCGAATATCAACGCTGCTGAGCCTGAGGAATAGCGATGACTGGCTGGTAGTCACCCCCGAAGGTTTCTTTGACGGTTCCCAGCCCTCGTGGCGTCAGATTTCCTGGAGGTTTGATAGAAACACATTTAATGTAAAACCGGTTGAAGAATTCTTCAGCGAATTCTGGTTGCCCGGATTACTGTCAGAATTACTAAACGACCGAAAATTGCCCGGAAACCTGGATATATCGACAAAAGATCGCCGTCAGCCCGTTTTGAGACTTGCGGTTGGTGAACTGGGAAACGGCCCCGTTGTTACGGCCAGGGAATTAAAGGTTGTCATCGACATATCGCAAGCCCCGGCAGGTGCAAAGGACGTGCGCCTCTTTCGAAACGGAACCTTGACCAAGGTTTGGAGAGGCGACGTCTTGAAAGGCCAGAGCAGGATCCGGCTCGAGGCGTCGATACCGATGGTCGCGGGTGAGAACCGGGTGACCGTTTATGCATTCAATTCAGACGATATCAAGAGCAAGGACGCGACATTGACGATAACGGGCTCGCCTTCCCTCGCTCGGCGGGGCGTGCTTTATATACTAGCGATCGGGATTAACTCTTATGCAAATGAAGAGTTTAACCTCAACTATGCTGTCGATGACGCAAATGAATTTGCCGGCGAATTTAGACGGCAGCAGATAAAACTGAACACTTACGAGCGCGTCGACCTTGTTACTTTGCTAAATGGATCAGCAACGAAGGCCAACATTCTAAACGCCTTGAGCGGCCTATCCGCAAAGATCCAGCCTGAGGATGCGGTTGCAGTCTATTTTGCGGGCCACGGCCTCGCTGAGCAGCAGCATTTTTATCTGATCCCGCACGATCTGGGTTACGCAGGTATGCGGGATGCGATCGATGCCGCAGCGATCGCGAAGATCACGGCCAGCGGCCTTTCGAATGAAGAACTTGAAAAGGCCGTCGAGAATATCGATGCTGGTCAGTTCCTACTGGTAATCGATGCGTGCAATTCCGGCCAGGCACTAGAGACGCAGGAAACGCGGCGCGGCCCGATGAATAGCAAGGGTTTGGCACAACTCGCACACGAAAAGGGGATCTATATTCTGACGGCTTCGCAAGGGTTTCAGGCAGCAAAGGAAGATGCTAGGCTCGGCCACGGATATCTGACCTTTGCACTGATCGAAGAAGGTCTAAAAGGGAGTGTCGCCGACCGCAAGCCAAAGGACGGGCAGATCCTTATCCGCGAGTGGCTCGATTTTGCCGCCGAACGTGTGCCGCAGATCGACCAGGAAGAAAACGACAGAAATGGAAAGAAACGATCTCGCCAACTTGAGCGAGAAAAAGCAAATAAAGCTGGAAAAGCTGATGCCCGGGCGTTGCAGCGGCCGCGTGTATTTTATCGGCGAGAGGTCGAGCCTAGGCCGATGGTCGTCGGGAGCCCGTGA
- a CDS encoding DUF4384 domain-containing protein, which yields MKIKFLSRIAAVCMVMMLATIIAAGQDDVQTRSILSPDFAGKRAPNSKIAPKIRLEYKPVRSYNNPSRRVPSKKPAVPAAASSAKSTVENTVDIGMTMWKLRPPAENEAGFMFPVVDDKQKKSLWVAERVDSETSFTPGDKVRLAVEATFPGYLYIFDRETYSDGTLGEPYLIFPETLNEDNFLAPGMIVDIPDQREEMPYFNIKIRKPLYTGERLSVIISTRPLTKFAIDDEGKLIDEADLVQMEFESDAQLFSRNDKTDRIYTKSEAKSACGIVTRQLERTKTAGKPCGKAAETLTPNEPLPQSIFRIKTTPGKPALAFVTLRVKAK from the coding sequence ATGAAGATAAAATTTCTGTCACGAATTGCGGCTGTGTGTATGGTAATGATGCTCGCGACGATTATTGCGGCGGGCCAGGACGATGTTCAAACCAGGTCGATCTTGTCACCGGATTTTGCCGGAAAGCGTGCGCCGAATTCAAAGATAGCACCGAAGATACGGCTTGAATATAAGCCCGTTCGTAGCTACAACAATCCGTCTCGCCGGGTTCCGTCAAAGAAGCCGGCGGTTCCGGCCGCGGCTTCCTCAGCAAAATCAACTGTTGAGAATACGGTGGATATCGGAATGACAATGTGGAAACTGCGTCCGCCGGCTGAAAACGAGGCAGGGTTTATGTTTCCGGTCGTCGATGACAAACAGAAAAAAAGCCTATGGGTCGCCGAACGGGTAGATTCGGAAACGAGTTTTACGCCGGGCGATAAAGTTCGCCTCGCTGTCGAGGCAACCTTTCCAGGCTACCTTTACATATTCGATCGCGAGACTTACTCTGACGGTACCCTGGGCGAGCCTTACCTAATATTTCCTGAGACGCTTAACGAAGACAATTTCCTGGCTCCAGGCATGATCGTTGATATTCCCGATCAGCGGGAGGAAATGCCCTACTTTAACATTAAAATCAGAAAGCCCTTATATACAGGTGAAAGGCTCTCGGTGATCATCTCAACGCGGCCCCTGACCAAGTTCGCGATCGACGATGAGGGGAAACTGATCGACGAGGCGGACCTGGTTCAAATGGAATTCGAATCCGATGCTCAACTCTTTAGCCGGAACGACAAAACCGATAGGATCTACACCAAGTCCGAAGCAAAATCAGCTTGTGGAATAGTAACGCGTCAACTCGAACGCACCAAAACCGCCGGCAAACCGTGCGGCAAGGCGGCAGAGACCCTGACACCCAACGAACCGCTGCCGCAGTCGATCTTCCGGATAAAGACCACTCCCGGCAAGCCCGCGTTAGCCTTCGTAACGCTGAGGGTGAAAGCAAAGTAG
- a CDS encoding PAS domain-containing protein — protein sequence MKIRDIRKLVEGTGDPAFAIDPNGLIAAWNASAVELFGIEKREAIGRFCSDVIQGRDECGRNCSKDCTIQHQARNHQPVKSYEIQVNANGRQQWCNITVLMVEAADAAPRYTIHVVRPADLQKRFELLMRDFVVKETNLSEVNVAEMLSAKRTPTNHTELSKREIEILVLLSKGETTTDIAESLFISRTTVNNHIRNIFQKLGAHTRLEAIRRAEKAMLI from the coding sequence GTGAAGATTAGAGACATCAGGAAACTCGTCGAGGGGACAGGCGACCCGGCATTTGCGATCGACCCTAACGGCCTGATCGCGGCCTGGAACGCGTCTGCGGTCGAGTTGTTTGGAATAGAAAAAAGGGAAGCGATCGGGCGTTTTTGCAGTGACGTCATCCAGGGTCGCGACGAATGCGGCCGAAACTGCAGCAAAGACTGTACGATCCAACACCAGGCGCGAAACCACCAGCCGGTAAAAAGCTACGAGATACAAGTCAACGCGAACGGAAGGCAGCAGTGGTGCAACATTACGGTCCTGATGGTCGAGGCGGCCGATGCTGCTCCGCGGTACACCATCCACGTTGTCCGTCCGGCAGATCTGCAGAAGCGTTTTGAGCTCCTAATGCGTGATTTTGTGGTGAAGGAAACGAACCTGTCTGAGGTGAATGTTGCGGAAATGCTTTCTGCCAAACGCACGCCGACAAATCATACCGAACTTTCAAAACGTGAGATAGAGATACTGGTTCTTCTCTCAAAAGGCGAAACGACTACCGACATCGCAGAATCACTCTTTATCAGCCGCACAACCGTCAACAATCACATCCGGAACATTTTCCAAAAACTAGGTGCCCACACCCGGCTTGAAGCCATACGCCGAGCTGAAAAGGCTATGCTGATCTGA